Proteins encoded together in one Pantoea sp. CCBC3-3-1 window:
- the purH gene encoding bifunctional phosphoribosylaminoimidazolecarboxamide formyltransferase/IMP cyclohydrolase — protein sequence MQQTRPVRRALLSVSDKAGILEFAQALSKRGVELLSTGGTARLLADAGLPVTEVSDYTGFPEMMDGRVKTLHPKVHGGILGRRGQDDAIMQEHSISPIDMVVVNLYPFAQTVAREGCSLEDAVENIDIGGPTMVRSAAKNHKDVAIVVKSSDYQAIINEMDANNNALQLATRFDLAIKAFEHTAAYDSMIANYFGSLVPAYHGETSEPAGRFPRTLNLNFIKKQDMRYGENSHQDAAFYIEENVSEASVATAQQVQGKALSYNNIADTDAALECVKEFSEPACVIVKHANPCGVAVGGSILNAYELAYKTDPTSAFGGIIAFNRELDEATAQAIISRQFVEVIIAPSATEAALHVTAAKQNVRVLTCGQWQQRQAGLDFKRVNGGLLVQDRDLGMVGESQLRVVSKRQPTEQELRDALFCWKVAKFVKSNAIVYARDNMTVGIGAGQMSRVYSAKIAGIKAKDEGLIVEGCAMASDAFFPFRDGIDAAAAAGVSCVIQPGGSIRDEEVIAAADEHDIAMIFTDMRHFRH from the coding sequence ATGCAACAAACTCGCCCTGTACGCCGCGCTCTACTCAGTGTGTCTGACAAAGCTGGTATCCTCGAATTTGCTCAGGCGCTGTCAAAGCGCGGCGTCGAGCTACTCTCCACCGGCGGCACTGCTCGCCTGCTCGCCGATGCTGGCCTCCCTGTTACTGAAGTGTCTGACTACACCGGTTTTCCGGAAATGATGGATGGACGCGTTAAAACACTGCATCCCAAAGTACACGGCGGGATTCTGGGACGCCGCGGTCAGGATGATGCGATTATGCAGGAACACAGCATCTCTCCTATCGACATGGTGGTCGTTAACCTTTATCCCTTTGCCCAGACCGTAGCCCGCGAAGGCTGCTCGTTGGAAGATGCCGTTGAGAATATCGATATCGGCGGTCCAACGATGGTGCGCTCCGCAGCGAAGAACCACAAAGATGTGGCTATCGTGGTTAAGAGCAGCGACTACCAGGCGATCATCAATGAGATGGATGCCAACAATAACGCCCTCCAGCTGGCAACCCGTTTTGACCTGGCAATTAAAGCCTTCGAGCACACCGCCGCCTATGACAGCATGATTGCCAACTACTTCGGTAGCCTGGTGCCGGCTTATCATGGTGAGACTTCTGAGCCAGCAGGTCGCTTCCCCCGCACGCTAAATCTGAACTTCATTAAAAAGCAGGATATGCGCTACGGGGAAAACAGCCATCAGGATGCTGCTTTCTATATAGAAGAGAATGTTTCTGAAGCCTCTGTCGCTACTGCGCAACAGGTTCAGGGCAAAGCGCTTTCCTATAACAACATTGCTGACACCGATGCAGCACTGGAATGCGTAAAAGAATTCAGTGAGCCCGCCTGCGTAATCGTGAAGCATGCCAATCCTTGTGGCGTCGCGGTTGGTGGCTCGATTTTGAATGCTTACGAGCTGGCTTACAAAACCGATCCGACTTCAGCCTTCGGCGGCATTATCGCGTTCAACCGCGAACTGGACGAAGCGACCGCTCAGGCAATCATCAGCCGTCAGTTTGTCGAAGTTATCATTGCCCCTTCCGCCACTGAAGCCGCGCTGCACGTTACCGCTGCCAAACAGAACGTTCGCGTGCTGACCTGTGGACAGTGGCAGCAACGCCAGGCCGGTCTGGATTTCAAACGCGTCAACGGCGGTCTGCTGGTACAGGATCGCGACCTGGGCATGGTCGGCGAAAGCCAGCTGCGCGTGGTCAGCAAACGCCAGCCGACCGAGCAGGAACTGCGTGATGCGCTGTTCTGCTGGAAGGTTGCCAAGTTTGTGAAGTCCAATGCCATTGTCTATGCCCGTGACAATATGACCGTGGGCATCGGCGCCGGCCAGATGAGCCGCGTGTACTCGGCAAAAATCGCCGGGATCAAAGCGAAAGACGAAGGCCTGATTGTGGAAGGCTGCGCGATGGCTTCCGACGCCTTCTTCCCGTTCCGTGACGGTATTGATGCGGCGGCGGCGGCTGGCGTGAGCTGTGTTATTCAGCCTGGTGGTTCAATCCGTGACGAAGAGGTTATCGCTGCGGCTGACGAACATGATATCGCGATGATCTTTACCGATATGCGCCACTTCCGCCATTAA